A genomic window from Triticum urartu cultivar G1812 chromosome 7, Tu2.1, whole genome shotgun sequence includes:
- the LOC125521897 gene encoding putrescine hydroxycinnamoyltransferase 1-like, with the protein MAVEILESCMVTPSEATPKQAVWLSNLDLLVARGHTPTVYIYRPSSGHASFSPDVLKATLSRALVPFYPLAGRLAQDDAGRPEISCSGEGVLFVTARVDSTLDVLGDFAPSEELRRTLVPSADASGLAGILAMFQVTFFKCGGVCLGVAIHHTAADGLAALDFVNAWAAITRGDVGVPGASPCLDRTLLRARSPPSVLFDHAEYSRRGGGESKPRAPFGSAILPMSKNQIDALKDGAGQGKRLSTFKVVVAHVWRCACKARGLAATEDTQLYMTADARTRVHPPLPCGYFGNAIFRASAATKVGDVASGPLDAVAEKVTGATARLDDEYVRSLLDHLELQAADASGLRKGEWVMPESDLWVISWQGLPIYGADFGWGRPAFMGRACLQFGGLVYLVPGPDDDGRLDVVVAMEPESLARFREVFYEELMHY; encoded by the coding sequence ATGGCAGTGGAGATCCTCGAGTCTTGCATGGTGACGCCCAGCGAGGCGACGCCGAAACAAGCGGTGTGGCTTTCCAACCTCGACCTGCTGGTGGCCAGGGGCCACACGCCCACCGTCTACATCTACCGGCCAAGCTCCGGCCATGCCTCTTTCTCGCCGGACGTCCTCAAAGCCACGCTGTCCAGGGCGCTCGTCCCATTCTATCCACTTGCCGGCCGGCTCGCGCAGGATGACGCCGGCCGCCCGGAGATCAGCTGCAGCGGTGAAGGGGTCCTCTTCGTCACTGCGCGGGTGGACTCCACGCTCGACGTCCTCGGCGACTTCGCCCCGTCCGAGGAGCTGCGGCGGACGCTTGTCCCCTCGGCCGATGCCAGCGGCCTCGCCGGCATCTTGGCTATGTTTCAGGTGACATTCTTCAAGTGCGGCGGGGTGTGCCTGGGCGTGGCCATCCACCACACGGCGGCGGACGGCCTCGCGGCGCTCGATTTCGTGAACGCGTGGGCTGCCATCACGAGGGGCGACGTTGGCGTGCCCGGCGCGAGCCCCTGCCTCGACCGCACGCTCCTCCGCGCGCGCTCCCCTCCCTCCGTGCTCTTCGACCACGCCGAGTACtcccggcgcggcggcggcgagtcGAAGCCCCGAGCCCCGTTCGGCTCCGCCATCCTCCCCATGTCCAAGAACCAGATCGAcgcgctcaaggacggcgccgGTCAGGGAAAGAGGCTCTCCACGTTCAAGGTCGTGGTGGCCCACGTGTGGCGGTGCGCGTGCAAGGCGCGCGGGCTCGCGGCGACGGAGGACACCCAGCTGTACATGACGGCGGACGCGCGCACCCGCGTCCACCCGCCGCTCCCATGTGGCTACTTCGGCAACGCCATCTTCCGCGCGTCGGCGGCGACCAAGGTCGGCGACGTCGCCTCCGGGCCGCTGGACGCCGTCGCGGAGAAGGTCACCGGCGCGACCGCCCGGCTGGACGACGAGTACGTGCGGTCGCTGCTGGACCACCTGGAGCTGCAGGCGGCGGACGCGTCGGGGCTGCGCAAGGGGGAGTGGGTCATGCCGGAGAGCGACCTGTGGGTGATAAGCTGGCAGGGGCTGCCGATCTACGGCGCGGACTTCGGCTGGGGGCGGCCGGCGTTCATGGGCAGGGCCTGCCTCCAGTTCGGCGGCCTCGTGTACCTCGTGCCTGGCCCCGACGACGACGGCCGGCTCGACGTCGTGGTGGCCATGGAGCCCGAGAGCCTGGCCAGGTTCAGGGAGGTGTTCTACGAGGAGCTCATGCACTACTAG
- the LOC125522248 gene encoding NADPH-dependent aldehyde reductase-like protein, chloroplastic — MNSPPQHADVASLLAAAGGHQPPLNDRVSIVTGGAGGIGAAVTAHLASLGARVVVGYIGDSAPADQLVASLNAAAGSSGPRAVAVCADVSDPVQVERLFDEAQAAFGRDLHIVVAAAGFQDAAYPAIADTEPEQWDRAFGVNAGGTFLCCRLAARRLVRGGGGRIVTFSSSNVGSLRPGYGAYVATKAAVEAMTKVLAKELAGTGITANSVAPGPVATPMFFAGKSEERVRAVASECPMKRIGEPADVAPVVGFLCSDAAGWINGQVIRVNGGYV; from the coding sequence ATGAACAGTCCACCGCAGCACGCAGATGTCGCCTCCCTCCTGGCAGCTGCGGGCGGCCACCAGCCGCCGCTCAACGACCGCGTGTCCATCGTGACCGGTGGCGCTGGCGGCATTGGCGCCGCTGTCACCGCGCACCTCGCATCCCTCGGCGCTCGCGTCGTCGTCGGCTACATCGGCGACTCGGCACCCGCGGACCAGCTGGTCGCATCCCTCAACGCGGCCGCAGGCAGCTCCGGACCACGCGCGGTCGCGGTGTGCGCCGACGTGTCGGACCCCGTGCAGGTGGAGCGTCTGTTCGACGAGGCGCAGGCGGCGTTCGGGCGCGACCTCCACATCGTGGTGGCGGCCGCCGGGTTCCAGGACGCCGCGTACCCGGCCATCGCGGACACCGAGCCGGAGCAGTGGGACCGCGCCTTCGGAGTGAACGCGGGCGGCACGTTCCTGTGCTGCCGGCTGGCGGCCCGGCGGCTCGtcagaggcggcggcgggcggataGTCACCTTTTCGTCGTCGAACGTGGGGTCGCTCCGGCCAGGGTATGGCGCGTACGTGGCGACGAAGGCCGCCGTGGAGGCCATGACCAAGGTGCTGGCCAAGGAGCTCGCCGGAACTGGCATCACGGCCAACAGCGTGGCGCCGGGGCCGGTGGCCACGCCCATGTTCTTCGCCGGGAAGTCCGAGGAGCGCGTGAGGGCCGTCGCCAGCGAGTGCCCCATGAAGCGCATCGGCGAGCCAGCGGACGTGGCGCCGGTGGTCGGCTTTCTCTGTAGTGACGCCGCCGGGTGGATTAACGGCCAGGTGATTCGGGTCAATGGTGGGTACGTGTAG